In Micromonospora purpureochromogenes, a single window of DNA contains:
- a CDS encoding class I adenylate-forming enzyme family protein has translation MTDRPTSYVHQALELFAGFGDREALVGDGRRLSYTEVTDEVRGLAGALAAHGVRPGAAVLVMLGNAVEGPLLQLALHLLGCRTMWIAPVTSRREIDEFVRLARPDVFVHDARATDGLGVQIAASLPGVPVLRLGAELTPGGPVDLPAAPPAPESFLQTSGTTGTPKLVHHRESFYRQILALAADFRAAGFPLLRHLSHSPMWLASGQITTLFNLFTGGVLFLRQQWDPVAFIGTVEQEAINSTFVTPPMLYQVLDHPALDGADFSAMFMFNVGAGPAAPARLRQAIARFGPVLRIVYGLSEAVVITALPGLAEDPAHPQRLCSCGKPYGDVAIEIRDADGRVLPPGADGEVWVRTNLSFAGYHGQPELTAETLVDGWVRTRDIGHLDDEGYLYLVDRLQDRILTRQRSWPIYSRPIEDVLAGHPEVRAAAVIGVPDPVAGELPYAYVVRAPRATATGDELIALVTAELSETWAPGGVEFLDALPLNRSAKVDKLALRARHAAAHPPAPEATGAGIGSPA, from the coding sequence ATGACCGATCGACCGACCAGCTACGTGCACCAGGCGTTGGAGTTGTTCGCCGGTTTCGGCGACCGGGAGGCGCTGGTCGGCGACGGCCGGCGGCTCAGCTACACCGAGGTCACCGACGAGGTGCGCGGGCTGGCCGGAGCGCTCGCCGCGCACGGCGTACGGCCCGGCGCGGCGGTGCTGGTGATGCTCGGCAACGCGGTCGAGGGGCCGCTGCTCCAGCTCGCGCTGCACCTGTTGGGCTGCCGGACGATGTGGATCGCCCCGGTCACCTCGCGCCGGGAGATCGACGAGTTCGTCCGGCTGGCCCGTCCCGACGTCTTCGTGCACGACGCCCGGGCCACCGACGGCCTGGGCGTCCAGATCGCCGCCTCGCTGCCCGGGGTGCCGGTGCTGCGCCTCGGCGCCGAGCTCACCCCCGGCGGCCCGGTCGACCTGCCCGCCGCCCCGCCCGCGCCGGAGTCGTTCCTGCAGACCAGCGGCACCACCGGCACGCCCAAGCTGGTGCACCACCGGGAGAGCTTCTACCGGCAGATCCTCGCCCTGGCCGCCGACTTCCGGGCCGCCGGGTTCCCGCTGCTGCGGCACCTGTCGCACTCGCCGATGTGGCTGGCCAGCGGGCAGATCACCACGCTGTTCAACCTCTTCACCGGCGGCGTGCTCTTCCTGCGCCAGCAGTGGGACCCGGTGGCGTTCATCGGCACCGTGGAACAGGAGGCGATCAACTCCACCTTCGTCACCCCGCCGATGCTCTACCAGGTGCTCGACCACCCGGCCCTGGACGGCGCGGACTTCTCCGCCATGTTCATGTTCAACGTGGGCGCCGGGCCCGCCGCGCCGGCCCGGCTGCGGCAGGCGATCGCGCGCTTCGGCCCGGTCCTGCGCATCGTGTACGGCCTCAGCGAGGCCGTCGTGATCACCGCGCTGCCCGGCCTGGCCGAGGATCCGGCCCACCCGCAGCGGCTGTGCTCCTGCGGGAAGCCGTACGGGGACGTGGCGATCGAGATCCGCGACGCCGACGGGCGGGTGCTGCCCCCGGGCGCCGACGGCGAGGTGTGGGTGCGCACCAACCTGAGCTTCGCCGGGTACCACGGCCAGCCGGAGCTGACCGCCGAGACGCTGGTCGACGGCTGGGTCCGGACCCGCGACATCGGCCACCTCGACGACGAGGGCTACCTCTACCTGGTCGACCGGCTGCAGGACCGGATCCTCACCCGGCAGCGCAGCTGGCCGATCTACTCCCGCCCGATCGAGGACGTCCTCGCCGGCCACCCCGAGGTACGCGCCGCCGCGGTGATCGGCGTACCCGACCCGGTCGCCGGCGAGCTGCCCTACGCGTACGTGGTGCGCGCGCCGCGGGCCACGGCGACCGGCGACGAGCTGATCGCGCTGGTGACCGCCGAGCTGAGTGAGACCTGGGCACCCGGCGGGGTGGAGTTCCTCGACGCGCTGCCGCTCAACCGCTCGGCCAAGGTGGACAAGCTGGCCCTGCGGGCCCGGCACGCCGCCGCGCACCCACCGGCGCCGGAGGCCACCGGAGCGGGGATCGGCAGCCCGGCGTGA
- a CDS encoding SGNH/GDSL hydrolase family protein translates to MSTPKRWHVIASAATVLVVATPAVVASAGPSDTDTTRHGQGEWAGSWAAAVTRGNTVGLTNTGLNNQSIRMIVHTSVGGDRLRVRLTNLYGDQAVKVGHATVARPNTATPDDRSDIDAGTLRELTFGGATSATINKGAELLSDPLDLAVEEQEDLVVTLHFPVLTGPVTFHGQSKVTNFIGATDLTTAADGAGFTIRPNCCWMFLSGLDVERRHTPGSIVVLGDSIGDGNGSTVNANKRWPDLLADRLVDARAEVRTPGVLNLSLAGNRLNHEGPEPGAGGFPGYNELGPNALARLNEDVFPQTGVKTVVTHLGINDIWMSGDSAEQIIAALRQVNQQVKARGLGSLAATLTPYEGHGNPGVWTPEKDATRQAVNSWLRGAGAHEFDGVLDFDAVLRDPAQPSRLLPAYDSGDHIHPNDAGNQAMADAVPLRLLGL, encoded by the coding sequence ATGTCGACCCCGAAGAGATGGCACGTCATAGCTTCCGCGGCCACCGTGCTGGTCGTGGCCACCCCGGCAGTGGTGGCCAGCGCCGGCCCGTCCGACACCGACACCACCCGGCACGGGCAGGGCGAGTGGGCGGGCAGCTGGGCCGCGGCGGTCACCCGCGGCAACACCGTCGGCCTGACCAACACCGGTCTCAACAACCAGAGCATCCGGATGATCGTGCACACCAGCGTCGGCGGTGACCGGCTGCGCGTACGACTGACCAACCTCTACGGCGACCAGGCCGTCAAGGTCGGCCACGCGACCGTCGCCCGGCCGAACACCGCGACCCCCGACGACCGGTCCGACATCGACGCCGGCACGCTGCGCGAGCTGACCTTCGGCGGGGCGACCTCGGCCACCATCAACAAGGGGGCCGAGCTGCTCAGCGACCCGCTCGACCTCGCCGTCGAGGAGCAGGAGGACCTGGTCGTCACCCTGCACTTCCCGGTGCTCACCGGACCGGTCACCTTCCACGGCCAGTCCAAGGTCACCAACTTCATCGGCGCCACCGACCTGACCACCGCGGCCGACGGCGCCGGCTTCACCATCCGGCCCAACTGCTGCTGGATGTTCCTCTCCGGGCTGGACGTCGAGCGCCGGCACACCCCGGGCTCGATCGTCGTCCTGGGCGACTCCATCGGCGACGGCAACGGCAGCACGGTCAACGCCAACAAGCGCTGGCCCGACCTGCTCGCCGACCGGCTCGTCGACGCCCGGGCCGAGGTGCGCACCCCGGGGGTGCTCAACCTCAGCCTCGCCGGCAACCGGCTCAACCACGAGGGCCCGGAGCCGGGCGCCGGTGGCTTCCCCGGCTATAACGAGCTGGGCCCGAACGCCCTGGCCCGGCTCAACGAGGACGTCTTCCCGCAGACCGGGGTGAAGACCGTCGTCACCCACCTGGGCATCAACGACATCTGGATGTCCGGCGACTCCGCGGAGCAGATCATCGCCGCGCTGCGCCAGGTCAACCAGCAGGTCAAGGCGCGCGGCCTGGGCAGCCTGGCGGCCACCCTCACCCCGTACGAGGGGCACGGGAACCCGGGGGTGTGGACGCCCGAGAAGGACGCCACCCGGCAGGCGGTCAACAGCTGGCTGCGCGGCGCGGGCGCCCACGAGTTCGACGGGGTGCTCGACTTCGACGCGGTGCTCCGCGACCCGGCGCAGCCGAGCCGGCTGCTGCCCGCGTACGACTCGGGTGACCACATCCACCCGAACGACGCCGGCAACCAGGCGATGGCGGACGCCGTACCACTACGACTGCTCGGACTGTGA
- a CDS encoding cytochrome P450, whose protein sequence is MDVDEILTGLYSEQGRQNPYPWYAALHGHGPISTVPARAEHRTITAVATGYDLVDQVLRDPQWYKQAPPGWQEQEILRTFNSSMMFVNPPDHTRMRSVFAKTFTPRRLGALEPVIVRVVDTLLDRMAEAGADGAETDFVADFAYPVPALVMAEFIGLPESDLAWYRQRVDWIDEFLDVAGKTPQRLALANQAAEELRAYYRDLIAHRRARPGEDLISGLVEAVDAGDVPLTEEELISNLIVLFNASFVTTVYMFSNGLPLLLAQPDVVAALPGDDALARGCVDEVLRLASPVHFLARAAPDDTELGGVPVRRDENVLLMIAGANRDPARFPDPDRFDPRRDGPPSLAFGVGPHFCLGTAVSRLEGRLALPRLLARFPRLTVTRTPTYSGSLFLRGIDKLFVSTGG, encoded by the coding sequence GTGGACGTCGACGAGATCCTGACCGGCCTCTACAGCGAGCAGGGTCGGCAGAACCCCTATCCGTGGTACGCGGCGCTGCACGGGCACGGACCGATCAGCACCGTGCCGGCCCGCGCCGAACACCGCACGATCACCGCGGTCGCCACCGGGTACGACCTGGTCGACCAGGTGCTGCGCGACCCGCAGTGGTACAAGCAGGCCCCGCCCGGCTGGCAGGAGCAGGAGATCCTGCGCACCTTCAACTCCTCGATGATGTTCGTCAACCCGCCGGACCACACCCGGATGCGCTCGGTCTTCGCCAAGACCTTCACCCCGCGCCGGCTGGGCGCCCTCGAACCGGTGATCGTCCGGGTGGTCGACACGCTGCTGGACCGGATGGCGGAGGCGGGCGCCGACGGCGCCGAGACCGACTTCGTGGCCGACTTCGCGTACCCGGTGCCGGCGCTGGTGATGGCCGAGTTCATCGGCCTGCCCGAGTCCGACCTCGCCTGGTACCGGCAGCGGGTCGACTGGATCGACGAGTTCCTGGACGTGGCCGGGAAGACCCCGCAGCGCCTCGCCCTGGCCAACCAGGCCGCCGAGGAGCTGCGCGCCTACTACCGGGACCTGATCGCGCACCGCCGCGCGCGGCCCGGCGAGGACCTGATCAGCGGGCTGGTCGAGGCGGTGGACGCCGGCGACGTTCCGCTGACCGAGGAGGAGCTGATCAGCAACCTGATCGTGCTCTTCAACGCCAGCTTCGTGACCACCGTCTACATGTTCAGCAACGGCCTGCCGCTGCTGCTCGCGCAGCCCGACGTCGTCGCGGCGCTGCCCGGTGACGACGCGCTCGCCCGGGGCTGCGTGGACGAGGTGCTGCGGCTGGCGAGCCCGGTGCACTTCCTGGCCCGGGCCGCGCCGGACGACACCGAACTCGGCGGCGTACCGGTCCGGCGGGACGAGAACGTCCTGCTGATGATCGCCGGCGCCAACCGCGACCCGGCCCGCTTCCCCGATCCCGACCGGTTCGACCCGCGCCGGGACGGGCCGCCCTCGCTCGCCTTCGGCGTCGGCCCGCACTTCTGCCTCGGCACCGCGGTGTCCCGGCTGGAGGGGCGGCTCGCCCTGCCCCGGCTGCTGGCCCGCTTCCCGCGGCTGACGGTCACCCGGACACCGACCTACAGTGGGAGCCTCTTCCTGCGCGGCATCGACAAGCTCTTCGTCTCGACCGGCGGATAG
- a CDS encoding alpha-hydroxy acid oxidase translates to MADPVRSDLPTPRPAPAGPTDDGPPVCLGDFAELARAAVPPGVWDYVDGGSGAETTLAANRAALDRVAVLPRMLTGVDDPRTAATLLGREQAMPVAVAPMAYQRLLHPDGESALAAAAGAAGVPYVLSTLSSTTIEEVTAAGAGPVWFQLYWLRDRALVADLLDRAHTAGCAALMVTVDVPVLGRRRRDVRNGFALPPDVTAANLPGGRDDLAHTGTPGVSAIAAHTGAVFAPALTWADLDWLRDRTPLPLLVKGILDPRDAVRAVQVGADAVVVSNHGGRQLDGAPATATVLPEVVAAVAGRAEVLLDSGIRSGTDVLRALALGATGVLLGRPMLWALAAGGRAGAETALALLAAELRDALTLAGCADPAAARDLRTLIGG, encoded by the coding sequence ATGGCTGATCCGGTGCGCTCCGACCTGCCGACGCCCCGGCCCGCTCCGGCCGGCCCCACCGACGACGGGCCGCCGGTCTGCCTGGGGGACTTCGCCGAGCTGGCCCGGGCGGCGGTGCCGCCGGGTGTCTGGGACTACGTCGACGGCGGCAGTGGCGCCGAGACCACCCTCGCCGCCAACCGGGCCGCCCTCGACCGGGTCGCCGTGCTGCCCCGGATGCTCACCGGGGTGGACGATCCCCGCACGGCGGCGACGCTGCTGGGCCGGGAGCAGGCGATGCCGGTGGCGGTCGCGCCGATGGCGTACCAGCGGTTGCTGCACCCCGACGGCGAGTCGGCGCTGGCGGCGGCCGCCGGCGCGGCCGGGGTGCCCTACGTGCTCAGCACGCTGAGCAGCACCACCATCGAGGAGGTGACCGCCGCCGGAGCCGGGCCGGTCTGGTTCCAGCTGTACTGGCTGCGCGACCGGGCGCTGGTCGCCGACCTGCTGGACCGGGCCCACACCGCCGGCTGCGCCGCGCTGATGGTGACCGTCGACGTGCCGGTGCTCGGCCGGCGGCGGCGGGACGTGCGCAACGGCTTCGCGTTGCCGCCGGACGTCACCGCGGCGAACCTGCCCGGCGGCCGGGACGACCTCGCCCACACCGGCACGCCCGGGGTGTCGGCGATCGCCGCGCACACCGGCGCGGTCTTCGCCCCCGCGCTGACCTGGGCCGACCTGGACTGGCTGCGGGACCGTACCCCGCTGCCCCTGCTGGTCAAGGGCATCCTCGACCCGCGCGACGCGGTGCGGGCGGTGCAGGTCGGCGCGGACGCCGTGGTGGTCTCCAACCACGGCGGCCGGCAGCTCGACGGCGCTCCCGCCACCGCCACCGTGCTGCCCGAGGTGGTCGCCGCCGTCGCCGGCCGCGCCGAGGTGCTGCTGGACAGCGGCATCCGCAGCGGCACCGACGTGCTGCGCGCGCTCGCCCTCGGCGCGACCGGGGTGCTGCTGGGCCGGCCGATGCTCTGGGCCCTGGCGGCCGGAGGGCGGGCCGGCGCGGAGACGGCGCTGGCGCTGCTCGCCGCCGAACTGCGCGACGCGCTCACCCTCGCCGGCTGCGCCGACCCGGCGGCGGCCCGCGACCTGCGTACCCTGATCGGAGGCTGA
- a CDS encoding aminotransferase-like domain-containing protein → MDEPVDLDLASLHPAVDDPALNSMNFLNEVAQHWPDAVSLAAGRPCEEFFDDDAPRRWLDRFRRHLVEDLGQRPEQARRTLFQYGRTKGVVHQLVARNLAVDEGVHVDPEAVVVTVGCQEAMFLVLRALRAGPRDVLLAVAPTYVGLTGAARLLDLPVRPVAGGPAGVDLADLRDQVRRARAEGLRPRACYVMPDFANPSGASVSLADRRRLLDLAAEDELLLIEDNPYGLFPAGEQGRLPTLKALDTRRRVVYLGSFAKTVLPGARVGYVVADQRVAGRDGTVGLLADQLAKIKSMVTVNTSPLAQAIIGGALLEHDCSLVTANVRQRAAYGRNLRHLLAGLARRFPAPSPVRWNAPAGGFFAVVTVPFPVDDALLRRSAERYGVLWTPMAHFYDDGAPVDALRLSVSAVTPDQIDLGLDRLAALVADELTTTGSPSALVNSDAVR, encoded by the coding sequence GTGGACGAACCGGTGGACCTGGACCTCGCCTCGTTGCACCCGGCCGTCGACGACCCGGCGTTGAACTCGATGAACTTCCTCAACGAGGTGGCCCAGCACTGGCCGGACGCGGTGTCGCTGGCCGCCGGCCGCCCGTGCGAGGAGTTCTTCGACGACGACGCGCCGCGCCGCTGGCTGGACCGGTTCCGCCGGCACCTCGTCGAGGACCTCGGGCAGCGTCCCGAGCAGGCGCGACGCACCTTGTTCCAGTACGGCCGGACCAAGGGCGTCGTCCACCAGCTCGTCGCCCGCAACCTCGCCGTCGACGAGGGCGTCCACGTCGACCCCGAGGCGGTCGTCGTCACGGTGGGCTGCCAGGAGGCGATGTTCCTGGTGCTGCGCGCGCTGCGCGCCGGGCCCCGGGACGTGCTGCTCGCGGTGGCCCCGACGTACGTGGGGCTGACCGGCGCGGCCCGCCTGCTGGACCTGCCGGTGCGGCCGGTGGCGGGCGGCCCGGCCGGGGTGGACCTGGCCGACCTGCGCGACCAGGTGCGTCGGGCCCGTGCCGAGGGACTGCGGCCCCGGGCCTGCTACGTGATGCCGGACTTCGCCAACCCCTCCGGCGCCAGCGTCAGCCTGGCGGATCGGCGGCGCCTGCTCGACCTGGCCGCCGAGGATGAGCTGCTGCTGATCGAGGACAACCCGTACGGCCTCTTCCCGGCCGGCGAGCAGGGCCGGCTGCCCACCCTCAAGGCGCTGGACACCCGGCGTCGGGTGGTCTACCTCGGCTCGTTCGCCAAGACGGTGCTGCCCGGCGCGCGGGTCGGGTACGTGGTCGCCGACCAGCGGGTCGCCGGCCGCGACGGCACCGTCGGGCTCCTCGCCGACCAGCTCGCCAAGATCAAGAGCATGGTCACCGTGAACACCTCGCCGCTGGCCCAGGCGATCATCGGCGGGGCGCTGCTGGAACACGACTGCTCGCTGGTCACCGCCAACGTGCGCCAACGGGCGGCGTACGGCCGCAACCTGCGCCACCTGCTCGCCGGTCTGGCCCGGCGGTTCCCGGCCCCCTCGCCGGTGCGCTGGAACGCGCCGGCCGGCGGGTTCTTCGCGGTGGTCACGGTGCCGTTCCCGGTCGATGACGCGCTGCTGCGCCGCTCGGCGGAGCGCTACGGCGTGCTGTGGACCCCGATGGCGCACTTCTACGACGACGGCGCGCCCGTCGACGCGCTGCGCCTGTCGGTCAGCGCGGTCACCCCGGACCAGATCGACCTCGGCCTGGACCGGCTCGCCGCGCTGGTCGCCGACGAATTGACCACCACCGGCTCGCCGAGCGCGCTGGTCAATTCCGATGCGGTCCGCTGA
- a CDS encoding LacI family DNA-binding transcriptional regulator: MHVAASATTSTGKARPTLRDVAMLAGVSPKTVSRVVNGEAGVSAPKTAAVQRAIAQLDYRPNFTASSLRRSSGRSAAIAAVLEDLANPFSAALHRALEDAARDRGVLIFAGSVDEDPERERELVRAFTRRQADALVVVPASDDQRYLAGEVDTGTPVVFVDRPPVGLPVDAVLTDNHEGAAAAVHHLIRHGHRDIAYLGDLRSIPTARQRFQGYKEALSDHGIRPSPATMVHDLHTERASEEAVHRLLSAGSPPTALFTARNLVTVGAIRALQQLGRQHEVALVGFDDFPLADLLQPAVTVVAQDPSEMGRVAASLIFRRLDGEQWRPTTHLVASRLIPRGSGELSGPHRN; this comes from the coding sequence ATGCACGTTGCCGCCTCCGCAACGACGAGCACCGGCAAGGCCCGACCGACGCTGCGGGACGTCGCCATGCTCGCCGGGGTCAGCCCGAAGACGGTCTCCCGGGTCGTCAACGGCGAGGCCGGCGTGTCGGCACCCAAGACCGCGGCGGTGCAGCGGGCGATCGCGCAACTGGACTACCGGCCCAACTTCACCGCGAGCAGCCTCCGCCGGTCCAGCGGTCGCAGCGCGGCGATCGCCGCCGTGCTGGAGGATCTGGCCAACCCGTTCTCGGCCGCCCTGCACCGGGCACTGGAGGACGCCGCCCGGGACCGGGGGGTCCTCATCTTCGCGGGCAGCGTCGACGAAGACCCGGAGCGGGAACGCGAACTCGTCCGCGCCTTCACCAGGCGGCAGGCGGACGCCCTGGTCGTCGTCCCGGCCAGTGACGACCAGCGGTACCTCGCCGGCGAGGTCGACACCGGCACCCCGGTGGTGTTCGTCGACCGGCCGCCGGTCGGTCTGCCGGTGGACGCTGTCCTCACCGACAACCACGAGGGCGCGGCGGCGGCGGTGCACCACCTGATCCGACACGGACACCGCGACATCGCCTACCTGGGCGACCTGCGGAGCATCCCGACGGCGCGTCAACGGTTCCAGGGCTACAAGGAAGCGCTCAGCGACCACGGCATCCGACCGTCGCCCGCGACCATGGTGCACGACCTGCACACCGAGCGGGCCTCGGAGGAGGCCGTGCACCGACTGCTGTCCGCCGGCTCACCGCCCACCGCGCTCTTCACCGCGCGGAACCTGGTCACCGTCGGGGCCATCCGGGCGCTGCAGCAGCTCGGCCGGCAGCACGAGGTCGCCCTGGTCGGCTTCGACGACTTCCCCCTCGCCGACCTCCTCCAGCCGGCCGTCACGGTCGTCGCGCAGGACCCGTCCGAGATGGGTCGGGTCGCCGCGTCACTGATCTTTCGGCGGCTCGACGGGGAACAGTGGCGGCCGACGACCCACCTGGTGGCGAGCCGGCTGATCCCCCGTGGCTCCGGCGAGCTCAGCGGACCGCATCGGAATTGA
- a CDS encoding glycoside hydrolase family 32 protein: MRIRRWLAVAAATLVALVPGAAGASTATRDEPYRPQVHFSPERNWMNDPNGLVWYEGEWHLFYQYNPEGAQWGNMSWGHAVSRDLQHWEELPVAIGYSADEHIFSGSVVVDERNTSGFGAPGAPAMVAVYTSWYPATGIQAQSLAYSTDRGRTWTKYAGNPVLDLGSREFRDPKVFWDTRSGQWTMAVVLATEHKVSFYGSSDLRSWRHLSDFGPANAVGGVWEVPDLFELPVDGDPQRRKWVLVVNLNPGAVAGGSGAQYFLGDWDGTTFTAETVVEGEPAPPAGKVFADFEGDYAGWTVQNDPASGPGPFGTGPYPGTVPGQQQVSGFQGRALVNSFLGFDAPRGRMVSPDFSIEQDYLNLLVGGGAHPHLAGTTTDAVPAGAEPVLDFELPDGQTYEQAGWTATGGLRGRAPVVGPTRSERGHVGEKLLTTFYEADSTTGTLTSPEFTIDRNHLGLLVGAGGHLDAGAGRTVVELLVDGEVVRTGTGNFSGFMNWRSWDVTEFRGRSARLRIVDQHTGGWGHLLVDHLVATDEPVLPRSVETAVNLVVDGEVVRTATGRDSERLDWVSWDVRDLAGRRAHLEINDFNSGGWGHILVDHVMFADRPAPGELERYDWVDYGKDFYAAVSYDNVPGGRRVVIGWMNNWQYAGSIPTSPWRGAMALPREFGLKTVDGEVRLVQQPAGRPTALRGGGAAFTLHDATVPPGVLDLPAAADGSVLEIQAEFELRDADRFGLQVRAGDQERTLIGYDVGARRLFVDRTHAGLVDVGPLFPGVHSGPLSVDGNRVRMTAYVDRSSVEVFGGAGETTITDQVFPSPTSDRTRLFAEGGEVLVRSLTVRPLRSVWG, from the coding sequence ATGAGGATTCGCCGATGGCTGGCCGTGGCCGCCGCGACTCTCGTGGCGCTGGTGCCGGGTGCCGCCGGGGCGTCGACCGCGACCAGGGACGAGCCGTACCGACCACAGGTCCATTTCAGCCCCGAGCGCAACTGGATGAACGACCCCAACGGGCTGGTGTGGTACGAGGGCGAGTGGCACCTCTTCTACCAGTACAACCCCGAGGGCGCGCAGTGGGGCAACATGTCCTGGGGCCACGCGGTCAGCCGAGACCTGCAGCACTGGGAGGAGCTGCCGGTCGCCATTGGGTACTCGGCGGACGAGCACATCTTCTCGGGCTCGGTCGTGGTGGACGAGCGCAACACGTCCGGCTTCGGCGCCCCGGGCGCCCCGGCGATGGTCGCCGTCTACACCAGCTGGTACCCGGCCACCGGCATCCAGGCCCAGTCGCTGGCCTACAGCACCGACCGCGGTCGCACGTGGACGAAGTACGCCGGCAATCCCGTGCTCGACCTCGGTTCCCGCGAGTTCCGCGACCCGAAGGTCTTCTGGGACACCAGATCCGGGCAGTGGACCATGGCGGTCGTGCTCGCCACCGAGCACAAGGTGAGCTTCTACGGCTCGTCCGACCTCCGCTCGTGGCGTCACCTGAGCGACTTCGGCCCGGCCAACGCGGTCGGCGGCGTGTGGGAGGTGCCGGACCTGTTCGAGCTGCCGGTCGACGGCGACCCGCAGCGCCGCAAGTGGGTCCTGGTGGTCAACCTCAACCCCGGCGCGGTGGCCGGCGGCTCGGGGGCGCAGTACTTCCTCGGCGACTGGGACGGCACCACGTTCACCGCGGAGACCGTGGTGGAGGGCGAGCCGGCGCCGCCGGCCGGAAAGGTCTTTGCCGACTTCGAGGGCGACTACGCGGGATGGACGGTCCAGAACGATCCGGCGTCGGGGCCCGGCCCGTTCGGGACCGGACCGTATCCCGGTACGGTGCCCGGCCAGCAGCAGGTCAGCGGCTTCCAGGGCCGGGCCCTCGTCAACAGCTTCCTCGGCTTCGACGCGCCCCGGGGTCGGATGGTCTCCCCTGACTTCAGCATCGAGCAGGACTACCTGAACCTGCTCGTCGGCGGCGGCGCCCACCCGCACCTGGCCGGCACCACCACCGACGCCGTGCCCGCCGGCGCCGAGCCGGTGCTCGACTTCGAACTGCCCGACGGGCAGACGTACGAGCAGGCCGGCTGGACCGCGACCGGCGGGCTGCGCGGCCGCGCGCCGGTGGTGGGTCCGACCCGCTCGGAGCGGGGCCACGTCGGCGAGAAGCTGCTCACCACCTTTTACGAGGCCGACTCCACGACCGGCACGCTGACGTCACCCGAGTTCACCATCGACCGCAACCACCTGGGCCTGCTCGTCGGCGCCGGTGGCCACCTGGACGCCGGCGCGGGCCGTACCGTGGTCGAGTTGCTGGTCGACGGCGAGGTGGTGCGCACCGGCACCGGGAACTTCTCCGGCTTCATGAACTGGCGTAGCTGGGACGTGACCGAGTTCCGGGGCCGCAGCGCCCGGTTGCGGATCGTCGACCAGCACACCGGGGGCTGGGGGCACCTGCTGGTCGACCACCTCGTCGCCACCGACGAGCCGGTGCTGCCCCGGTCGGTGGAGACCGCGGTCAACCTCGTCGTGGACGGCGAGGTGGTCCGGACCGCCACCGGCAGGGACAGCGAGCGCCTGGACTGGGTGAGCTGGGACGTACGCGACCTGGCCGGCCGGCGGGCCCATCTGGAGATCAACGACTTCAACTCCGGCGGCTGGGGACACATCCTCGTCGACCACGTCATGTTCGCCGACCGGCCGGCACCCGGCGAGCTGGAACGCTACGACTGGGTCGACTACGGCAAGGACTTCTACGCGGCGGTCTCGTACGACAACGTCCCCGGTGGCCGGCGCGTCGTGATCGGCTGGATGAACAACTGGCAGTACGCCGGCAGCATCCCCACCTCACCCTGGCGCGGCGCGATGGCCCTGCCCCGGGAGTTCGGGCTGAAGACCGTCGACGGCGAGGTGCGCCTCGTCCAGCAGCCGGCCGGGCGACCGACCGCCCTGCGCGGTGGCGGCGCCGCGTTCACGCTGCACGACGCCACCGTCCCGCCCGGGGTGCTCGACCTGCCTGCGGCGGCGGACGGCAGCGTGCTGGAGATCCAGGCGGAGTTCGAGCTCCGCGACGCGGACCGCTTCGGCCTCCAGGTCCGGGCCGGTGACCAGGAACGCACCCTGATCGGGTACGACGTCGGTGCCCGCCGCCTCTTCGTCGACCGGACGCACGCCGGCCTGGTGGACGTCGGTCCGCTCTTCCCCGGTGTGCACTCCGGCCCGCTGTCGGTCGACGGGAACCGGGTGCGGATGACGGCGTACGTGGACCGCTCCTCGGTGGAGGTGTTCGGCGGGGCGGGTGAGACCACCATCACCGACCAGGTCTTCCCGTCGCCCACCAGCGATCGGACCCGCCTCTTCGCCGAGGGCGGTGAGGTGCTCGTACGGTCGCTGACCGTCCGGCCGCTGCGGTCGGTATGGGGATAA